A window from Salinigranum halophilum encodes these proteins:
- a CDS encoding CDC48 family AAA ATPase: protein MNEVQLEVAKAYPNDSGRGIARLDPDTLLHLKLSPGDIIEIEGGETTAAKVWRADRQDWNTDTVRIDGFTRQNADVGIGERVTIRKAEAKKADKLVLAPPEEASVQFGSDAAGMVKRQILKRPVVERDIVPVMSSTNHPFMRSPGQAIPLIAVETEPDGVCLVTEDTDVELREEPISGFEKTGGGITYEDIGGLQGEIQRVREMVELPMKHPQIFKKLGIEPPQGVLLHGPPGTGKTLLAKAVANETSASFFSIAGPEIISKYYGESEQQLREIFEDANEEAPSIIFIDELDSIAPKREDVTGEVERRVVAQLLTMMDGLETRGQVIVIAATNRVDSVDPALRRPGRFDREIEIGVPDEEGRKEILQIHTRGMPLSDDVSLDNLADETHGFVGADIESLTKEAAMKALRRYLPEIDLDEEDIPPSLIDRMIVKRADFNGALGEVEPSAMREVLVELPKISWDDVGGLEAAKQQVEESIEWPLRERERFERMGIEPPKGVLLYGPPGTGKTLIAKAVANETNANFISVRGPQLLSKWVGESEKAIRQTFRKARQVAPTVIFFDELDSLAPSRGQEMGNNVSERVVNQLLTELDGLEDMGDVMVIGATNRPDMIDPALIRSGRFDRLVLVGEPSEEGREEILKIHTGNSPLAPDVSLREISEITEGYVGSDLESIAREAAIEALREDTDADEIEMRHFRKALESVRPTITDDLMDYYERMQDQFKGGGRESFTERRDGRIGFQ, encoded by the coding sequence ATGAACGAAGTGCAACTCGAAGTGGCGAAAGCGTACCCGAACGACTCGGGTCGTGGTATCGCCCGTCTTGACCCGGACACGTTGCTCCATCTCAAGCTCTCCCCTGGTGACATCATCGAGATCGAAGGTGGTGAGACGACGGCGGCGAAGGTGTGGCGCGCGGACCGGCAGGACTGGAACACCGATACCGTCAGAATCGACGGTTTCACACGGCAAAACGCCGACGTCGGTATCGGCGAGCGCGTGACCATCCGGAAGGCCGAAGCGAAAAAGGCGGACAAACTCGTCCTCGCCCCGCCCGAAGAGGCGTCGGTCCAGTTCGGCTCCGACGCCGCGGGCATGGTGAAGCGACAGATACTGAAACGGCCCGTCGTCGAACGCGACATCGTCCCGGTGATGAGTTCGACGAACCACCCGTTCATGCGGTCGCCGGGGCAGGCGATTCCGCTCATCGCCGTCGAGACCGAACCCGACGGGGTCTGTCTCGTCACCGAGGACACCGACGTCGAACTCCGCGAGGAGCCCATCTCGGGCTTCGAGAAGACCGGCGGCGGCATCACGTACGAGGACATCGGCGGCCTCCAGGGCGAGATTCAGCGCGTGCGGGAGATGGTCGAACTCCCGATGAAACACCCCCAGATATTCAAGAAGCTGGGCATCGAACCGCCGCAGGGCGTGCTCCTGCACGGCCCGCCCGGGACTGGGAAGACCTTGCTGGCGAAGGCCGTCGCCAACGAGACCTCCGCGAGTTTCTTCTCCATCGCCGGCCCCGAGATCATCTCGAAGTACTACGGGGAGTCCGAACAACAGCTGCGAGAGATCTTCGAGGACGCCAACGAGGAAGCGCCCTCCATCATCTTCATCGACGAACTCGACTCCATCGCCCCCAAACGCGAGGACGTCACGGGCGAGGTCGAACGCCGCGTCGTCGCCCAGCTGCTGACGATGATGGACGGGTTGGAGACGAGAGGCCAGGTCATCGTCATCGCGGCCACGAACCGCGTCGACTCCGTCGACCCCGCGCTCCGTCGCCCCGGTCGGTTCGACCGCGAGATCGAGATCGGTGTCCCCGACGAGGAGGGGCGCAAGGAGATACTGCAGATCCACACCCGCGGGATGCCGCTGTCGGACGACGTGAGCCTCGACAACCTCGCAGACGAGACCCACGGCTTCGTCGGCGCCGACATCGAGTCGCTCACCAAGGAGGCGGCGATGAAGGCGCTTCGCCGCTACCTCCCCGAGATCGACCTCGACGAGGAGGACATCCCGCCCTCGCTCATCGACCGGATGATCGTCAAGCGCGCGGACTTCAACGGCGCGCTCGGTGAGGTGGAGCCCTCGGCGATGCGGGAGGTCCTCGTCGAACTGCCCAAGATATCGTGGGACGACGTCGGCGGGCTAGAGGCGGCGAAACAGCAGGTCGAAGAGAGCATCGAGTGGCCGTTGCGCGAACGCGAACGGTTCGAGCGGATGGGCATCGAACCGCCGAAGGGCGTGCTCCTCTACGGCCCCCCCGGGACGGGGAAGACGCTCATCGCGAAGGCCGTCGCCAACGAGACGAACGCCAACTTCATCTCCGTCAGGGGACCGCAGCTCCTCTCGAAGTGGGTCGGCGAGTCGGAGAAGGCCATCAGGCAGACGTTCCGGAAGGCCCGGCAGGTCGCGCCGACGGTCATCTTCTTCGACGAACTCGACTCGCTCGCCCCCTCGCGCGGACAGGAGATGGGGAACAACGTCTCCGAGCGCGTCGTCAACCAGCTGCTGACCGAACTCGACGGCCTCGAAGACATGGGCGACGTGATGGTCATCGGTGCGACGAACAGACCAGATATGATCGACCCGGCGCTCATCCGGTCGGGCCGGTTCGACCGGCTCGTCCTCGTCGGCGAACCGAGCGAGGAGGGTCGAGAAGAGATCCTCAAGATTCACACGGGCAACAGCCCGCTCGCGCCGGACGTCAGCCTGCGTGAGATCAGCGAGATCACGGAAGGGTACGTCGGCTCCGACCTCGAGTCCATCGCGCGCGAAGCGGCCATCGAAGCACTCCGCGAGGACACCGACGCCGACGAGATCGAGATGCGTCACTTCCGGAAGGCGCTGGAGTCGGTGCGGCCGACCATCACCGACGACCTGATGGACTACTACGAGCGGATGCAGGACCAGTTCAAAGGTGGCGGCCGCGAGTCGTTCACCGAGCGGCGTGACGGCCGGATCGGCTTCCAGTAA